One genomic region from Reichenbachiella ulvae encodes:
- a CDS encoding capsule assembly Wzi family protein, with amino-acid sequence MSRKIFYCLIISLVSSATVQSQVIQPGSHLRDYYELLTLKNPEISQPINIYPAIISEYEIDSTLSWNLWGDKFRLTQKTNKSRQFSWVDPYINYSANTVTPRGYNDGAIWSGKGSNIALTGGFQGKLGLLHYTFVPIFTWSENLPINIPSNVTNFDKSPYSYPFNGKIDYVQQFGEGAYSKFNLGQSEIRLVYKKITLGLSTANFKWGPSIWNPILMSNNAPGIPHMDLGTPAPIETRVGKFEGKIYWGAAYESDFFDDNQKNDTKYVTGISLGYEPKFVPGLGIGVNRVLYKTWNKETHSMLDYLAAFYRNTFNDSLKNDDYDQMISVTIKYQFPEVGFVCYIEYAKNDFHSNLAGWFEEFDRSRALNWGLSKVFNINDKNYLKVNYEFTTLSANQNQILPANSNPPYYVHAHVPGGYTNQGQIMGAGIGTGSNGSVLSFNWYHTDGKLGLTYSRIRFNDDYFVNSKKDQRYPPYPADFEISVGIDYVHYFHKFSIRPEITWNYRKNWYYQDEVEVHNFHFGLQAHYLIFG; translated from the coding sequence ATGAGCAGGAAAATCTTTTATTGCCTTATTATTTCGTTAGTAAGTTCTGCTACAGTGCAATCACAAGTTATTCAACCAGGCAGTCATCTTCGAGATTATTATGAGTTGTTGACACTAAAAAATCCAGAAATATCACAGCCTATTAATATTTATCCAGCAATAATATCTGAGTATGAAATAGATTCTACTTTATCCTGGAACCTTTGGGGGGATAAATTTCGATTAACCCAAAAGACTAATAAAAGTAGGCAATTCTCGTGGGTTGATCCATATATAAACTATAGTGCCAATACTGTCACTCCAAGAGGGTATAATGATGGGGCTATTTGGTCAGGAAAAGGTTCAAACATTGCTTTGACAGGAGGGTTTCAGGGAAAACTAGGCCTCTTACATTACACATTTGTCCCCATTTTCACTTGGTCAGAAAATCTTCCGATAAATATACCTTCCAATGTTACCAACTTTGATAAAAGTCCATATTCATACCCGTTTAATGGCAAAATAGATTACGTGCAACAATTCGGTGAAGGAGCTTATTCTAAGTTTAACCTGGGACAATCTGAGATCCGATTGGTGTATAAAAAAATTACTCTTGGTTTGTCGACAGCTAATTTTAAATGGGGGCCGTCAATTTGGAATCCTATTTTAATGAGCAATAACGCCCCAGGAATTCCTCATATGGATTTAGGAACTCCAGCACCTATTGAGACACGAGTTGGTAAATTTGAAGGAAAAATCTATTGGGGAGCAGCATATGAATCAGATTTTTTTGATGATAACCAAAAAAATGACACAAAGTATGTTACGGGAATTTCTTTAGGTTATGAACCTAAGTTTGTTCCAGGTTTAGGCATAGGTGTCAACAGAGTATTATATAAAACATGGAATAAGGAAACCCATTCCATGTTAGATTATTTGGCCGCTTTTTATCGAAACACTTTTAATGATAGCTTGAAGAATGATGACTATGATCAGATGATTTCTGTAACCATTAAATACCAATTCCCTGAAGTGGGGTTTGTCTGCTATATAGAGTATGCCAAGAATGATTTTCATTCCAATTTGGCTGGATGGTTTGAAGAGTTCGATAGAAGCAGAGCTCTTAACTGGGGACTTTCTAAAGTATTTAATATTAACGATAAGAACTATCTGAAAGTTAATTATGAATTCACCACTTTAAGTGCAAATCAGAATCAGATATTACCTGCAAATTCTAACCCACCATATTATGTCCATGCACACGTTCCTGGCGGATACACTAATCAAGGGCAGATCATGGGAGCAGGCATTGGCACTGGGTCAAATGGTAGTGTTTTATCTTTTAACTGGTACCACACAGATGGAAAATTAGGACTCACATACTCCAGAATAAGATTTAATGACGACTATTTTGTAAATTCAAAGAAGGATCAACGATATCCCCCCTACCCTGCTGATTTTGAAATTAGTGTTGGCATAGATTATGTACATTATTTTCATAAGTTTAGTATTAGGCCAGAAATAACATGGAACTATAGAAAAAATTGGTATTATCAAGACGAGGTTGAGGTTCATAATTTTCATTTTGGCCTGCAAGCTCATTACCTCATTTTTGGTTGA
- a CDS encoding DUF3108 domain-containing protein, with protein MKNRMDKPEQFSFGYFPVYMARLAIMLLILAGNCLVNAQSNRKVPKHHFETGEELIYSMHYGWFTIGKATILMDQELWNIQGKPHYYLQCRIQTTGVFDFFSSVDVCAESWIDVATLRPTISYRQFFIGQSMDIRTDRFEYADSVTISTYVEDVNRHQVAKVNISDTLVLDLLSTYLNLRDIVYSNDGSDTTMVKMHFSNDIYPFGIVHSGMEDEYYRFDLIFPETEEYEKGSPAYLLAKKEDTIIPVKLVVELTLGKLVFILNKRNYY; from the coding sequence TTGAAAAATCGTATGGACAAACCTGAGCAATTTTCATTTGGATACTTCCCTGTTTATATGGCAAGATTAGCAATTATGTTGTTAATCCTGGCGGGAAATTGTTTGGTTAATGCTCAAAGTAATCGAAAAGTACCTAAGCACCATTTCGAAACTGGAGAAGAGCTTATCTATTCCATGCACTATGGATGGTTTACGATTGGAAAAGCCACCATTTTAATGGATCAGGAACTTTGGAACATACAAGGTAAGCCTCACTATTACCTGCAATGTCGTATCCAAACGACCGGAGTCTTTGATTTTTTTTCCTCTGTAGATGTCTGCGCAGAATCATGGATTGATGTAGCTACATTGAGACCTACGATCTCCTATCGTCAATTTTTTATAGGACAAAGCATGGATATACGTACAGACAGGTTTGAATATGCCGATTCTGTAACTATATCTACCTATGTGGAGGATGTCAACCGTCACCAAGTGGCTAAGGTCAATATTTCGGACACCCTAGTCTTAGACCTACTCAGCACCTATTTGAACCTTCGGGATATCGTTTATTCGAATGATGGGTCTGATACGACGATGGTTAAAATGCACTTTTCCAATGACATTTACCCTTTTGGAATTGTTCATTCTGGTATGGAGGATGAGTATTATCGATTTGATTTGATTTTTCCTGAGACTGAAGAATATGAGAAGGGAAGCCCCGCTTATTTGTTGGCCAAAAAAGAAGACACCATTATCCCAGTGAAACTAGTGGTAGAATTGACTTTGGGAAAACTTGTTTTTATTCTAAACAAACGGAACTATTATTGA
- a CDS encoding phospholipase D-like domain-containing protein: MQSKILVGAKEFMNALKSRALAATQSLYVQAMTFEGDSAGESLINLMIHSPAKDKRLIIDSFSKVVVSDHFVFGARYLKDSKFRAEVHNTYHLIDKARSHGIQVKFINPTGPMMLRYPLRNHKKMMIVDQQYAFIGGINFSEHNFEWYDMMVELKDPSTSDELSKDFLQTWKGVNQSKNISVNSNQLFFFNGIKSERMYEEFFDLIRKAKKNILVISPYISDPLLPILMEKAKSGIKVDIISPEQNNKGFFYNYLIAQSSEGQFNLYHHPGMFHLKAILIDSRKLIFGSSNYDLISYHFEQEVVVVCQETSLIQEFITRIVRPMKEISKPYFPNGVSSIKSKMILKIVSKLSHILSRSFLKPA, translated from the coding sequence ATGCAATCAAAAATCCTTGTAGGTGCTAAGGAATTTATGAATGCTCTAAAATCTAGAGCTCTAGCAGCGACCCAATCGTTGTATGTTCAAGCGATGACTTTTGAAGGAGATTCGGCAGGTGAATCACTAATAAATCTGATGATTCATAGCCCAGCTAAAGATAAAAGGTTGATCATTGATTCTTTTTCCAAAGTAGTGGTGAGTGATCATTTCGTTTTCGGAGCGAGGTATTTAAAAGATTCCAAGTTTAGAGCAGAAGTTCACAACACTTATCATTTGATCGATAAGGCCAGGTCCCATGGTATTCAGGTGAAGTTTATCAACCCAACGGGTCCGATGATGCTGCGATACCCTTTGCGTAATCATAAGAAGATGATGATTGTTGATCAACAGTATGCTTTTATTGGGGGAATCAACTTTAGTGAACACAACTTTGAATGGTATGACATGATGGTCGAGTTGAAAGATCCCAGTACCAGTGATGAGTTATCTAAAGATTTCCTCCAAACTTGGAAGGGAGTTAATCAATCAAAAAACATTAGCGTTAACAGCAATCAATTGTTTTTTTTCAATGGAATAAAAAGCGAGAGAATGTATGAAGAGTTCTTTGATTTGATTCGAAAGGCAAAAAAAAACATTCTAGTCATCTCCCCCTACATTTCAGATCCATTGTTACCCATTCTAATGGAGAAGGCCAAATCAGGGATCAAAGTGGATATCATTTCTCCAGAGCAAAACAACAAAGGTTTTTTTTACAATTATTTGATAGCTCAAAGCTCTGAAGGTCAGTTCAACTTATATCATCACCCGGGAATGTTCCACCTAAAAGCCATATTAATTGATAGCAGAAAGCTAATTTTTGGAAGCAGCAATTATGATTTGATCAGTTATCATTTCGAACAGGAAGTGGTAGTGGTCTGTCAGGAAACCTCCTTGATCCAGGAGTTCATAACAAGGATTGTACGACCAATGAAAGAAATATCTAAACCATACTTTCCCAATGGGGTATCTTCCATAAAGTCCAAAATGATATTGAAGATCGTTAGTAAGTTAAGTCATATCTTATCCAGATCGTTCCTAAAACCTGCGTGA
- a CDS encoding CDP-alcohol phosphatidyltransferase family protein, with product MNIISRIRQDFRKSYQSIKLPQVEETFDIYFSRFFGYYFAVLAKRMSLTPNQVSLSSLFFGLIAGVLFYFQENFTLMMTACFLITLAGLLDSADGQLARMTGQSSEFGRKVDALIDILVFSAAYLGGLFYFFHHGYGWWIVPLAVGAGYFHSIKSAVYEFYKTEFIYYLNEGKGCHRVSYIEEVMANPPKKGIGLKIMHYMEIDYIQKQAMFQGRKRAVREQFEQWALGKESAKFKDKYNKIQTSILTWWALVGGTNVHRTALMVCSLFGRMDIYFFFSISITVFLIPIAIWQNSLDRRLIEEMK from the coding sequence ATGAACATTATCAGTAGAATCCGCCAAGATTTTAGAAAATCATATCAATCGATCAAACTTCCTCAGGTGGAAGAAACTTTTGACATCTATTTTAGTCGGTTTTTTGGATACTACTTTGCAGTACTTGCAAAACGGATGAGCCTCACGCCAAATCAAGTTTCACTCAGCAGCTTGTTTTTTGGTCTCATTGCAGGGGTACTATTTTATTTCCAAGAGAATTTCACACTTATGATGACGGCCTGCTTTTTGATAACTCTGGCAGGATTACTTGATTCTGCAGACGGACAACTGGCTAGAATGACGGGACAATCAAGTGAGTTTGGGAGAAAGGTCGACGCTCTAATAGACATTTTGGTTTTTAGTGCTGCCTATTTAGGAGGTCTCTTCTACTTTTTTCATCATGGATACGGTTGGTGGATAGTGCCATTAGCAGTGGGAGCGGGTTACTTTCACAGTATCAAGTCTGCTGTCTATGAATTTTATAAGACCGAATTTATTTATTACTTAAATGAGGGAAAGGGTTGTCACCGAGTCTCATACATTGAAGAAGTAATGGCAAATCCGCCAAAGAAAGGGATTGGCTTGAAAATAATGCACTACATGGAAATTGACTATATCCAAAAGCAGGCCATGTTTCAAGGTAGAAAGCGGGCAGTCAGAGAACAGTTCGAGCAATGGGCTTTAGGTAAAGAATCCGCTAAATTCAAGGACAAGTACAATAAAATTCAGACATCTATCCTGACCTGGTGGGCTCTTGTCGGTGGAACAAATGTTCATCGCACAGCATTGATGGTATGCAGTTTGTTTGGCCGAATGGACATTTACTTTTTCTTTAGTATTTCAATCACTGTATTTCTTATTCCAATAGCGATTTGGCAAAATTCATTGGACCGAAGACTGATCGAGGAAATGAAATGA
- a CDS encoding phosphocholine cytidylyltransferase family protein, whose protein sequence is MVKHCVILVAGRNSRLDTGKPKSLLEINGVSLLERHIQLFSKEGCDNFCIVTGHNPEPIKEKVEELKKRYEVAINIAHNDRYDLENGFSISVVQNWVKSINSEGFFLTMGDHVFDSLFISSFQKDITKRDGKEALCLAVDTPSELNRHIDIEDVTKVLIQETGYIEQIGKGIAKFNRYDTGLFYMKPDVFESLNKCFAQGKYTISDLVTSLIQEYNATTIDVTGYLWNDVDNHSDLDITRKLYS, encoded by the coding sequence ATGGTTAAGCACTGTGTCATATTAGTCGCCGGCAGGAATAGTAGGTTAGATACCGGTAAGCCCAAATCACTTTTAGAAATTAATGGAGTATCACTACTGGAACGTCATATTCAGTTATTCAGTAAAGAGGGCTGCGATAACTTTTGCATAGTCACAGGCCATAACCCTGAACCTATTAAAGAGAAGGTTGAAGAGTTAAAAAAGCGATACGAGGTTGCAATTAACATTGCACACAACGACCGTTATGACTTAGAGAATGGATTTTCAATAAGTGTTGTTCAGAACTGGGTAAAATCAATAAACTCCGAGGGCTTTTTTCTTACAATGGGCGATCATGTTTTCGACTCTCTGTTTATTTCCAGCTTTCAAAAAGATATAACTAAAAGAGATGGAAAAGAAGCTTTGTGTCTCGCGGTTGATACCCCGTCCGAATTAAACCGTCATATTGATATCGAAGATGTAACCAAAGTTTTAATACAAGAAACAGGATACATCGAACAAATTGGAAAAGGGATTGCAAAGTTTAATAGATACGATACAGGTTTGTTTTATATGAAGCCTGATGTATTCGAGTCATTAAATAAGTGCTTTGCTCAAGGAAAGTATACCATATCAGATCTTGTCACCTCTTTAATTCAGGAATACAATGCCACTACTATTGATGTGACAGGTTATCTATGGAATGATGTGGACAATCACTCGGATCTGGATATTACCCGCAAGCTATATAGCTGA
- a CDS encoding inositol-3-phosphate synthase: protein MVKIAIAGVGNCASALIQGIEFYKNESEQTGFVRKEIGSYKIGDIQVVGAIDIDKRKVGKDASEAIFAKPNCARVFSEVPNLNVEVVSGPVLDGVASHMSESFQVEANHESVDVAAYLRETGAEFLVCYLPVGSEEAAKFYASEALKAGVGFLNAIPVFICSQPEWSDKFKEAGLVCAGDDIKSQFGATYLNRVLVESLMTRGFNIDDLYQLNVGGNTDFENMIDESRLMSKRISKTNAVSTLFNCTTDPAVRIGPSDFVPHLNDTKICYINVNGSQFGNQRFELELKLKVEDSPNSAGVMLDVIRLAKLAKDMGHAGNVPVVSAFGFKSPADKFSETEILKRMNEFLETAKASV from the coding sequence ATGGTAAAGATAGCTATTGCGGGTGTTGGTAATTGTGCTTCTGCATTAATACAAGGAATTGAGTTTTATAAGAACGAGTCAGAGCAAACCGGTTTTGTTAGAAAAGAGATTGGTTCTTATAAGATTGGAGATATACAAGTTGTAGGTGCAATCGATATTGACAAACGAAAGGTAGGTAAGGATGCGTCTGAGGCCATTTTTGCAAAACCTAATTGTGCCCGAGTATTTTCAGAGGTTCCAAATTTGAACGTAGAGGTTGTGTCTGGACCAGTACTTGATGGAGTAGCTTCACATATGTCTGAATCTTTTCAAGTGGAGGCTAATCATGAGTCAGTAGACGTGGCTGCCTATTTGAGAGAAACTGGTGCTGAGTTTCTTGTTTGTTATCTACCAGTAGGAAGTGAGGAGGCTGCCAAATTTTATGCAAGTGAAGCTCTGAAGGCAGGAGTTGGGTTTTTGAATGCCATTCCAGTTTTCATTTGCTCACAACCTGAGTGGAGTGATAAGTTTAAAGAAGCCGGCCTAGTTTGCGCAGGTGATGATATTAAATCTCAATTTGGCGCTACCTATCTAAATAGGGTATTAGTAGAGAGCTTGATGACCAGAGGGTTCAATATCGATGATTTGTACCAGCTCAATGTCGGTGGAAATACCGATTTTGAAAACATGATCGACGAGTCACGGCTTATGTCAAAGCGAATTTCTAAGACCAATGCTGTAAGTACTCTATTTAATTGTACTACAGATCCTGCAGTGCGTATAGGGCCGAGTGATTTTGTTCCACATCTTAATGATACCAAAATTTGCTATATCAATGTCAATGGTTCTCAGTTTGGTAATCAGCGTTTTGAACTGGAACTCAAACTAAAGGTAGAGGACAGTCCTAATAGCGCAGGGGTTATGCTGGATGTGATCCGTTTGGCTAAATTGGCAAAAGACATGGGACATGCCGGAAATGTGCCTGTTGTTTCTGCCTTCGGATTTAAATCGCCCGCAGATAAGTTCAGTGAAACAGAGATACTGAAAAGGATGAATGAATTTTTGGAGACGGCTAAAGCAAGCGTCTAA
- the rlmD gene encoding 23S rRNA (uracil(1939)-C(5))-methyltransferase RlmD, with the protein MARKRKQIRLENLSIESVAAEGKAVARHDGMVVFVKGAVPGDVVDVQVTKKRKAYMEGNPVHYHQYSDLREEAVCDYFGTCGGCKWQMLNYQSQLEFKQQQVADNLSRIGKVDLPEIAPIIGSVKTLRYRNKLEFTFSNKKWLTKDQIDTGEDLNRNGLGFHIPGLFDKVVDVETCHLMEEPTNAIKNEVRSYAFANGLTFFDIRDQHGLLRNLMIRLTDIGELMVLVQFFEPDREAIEGLMAHLKEKFPEITSLLYVINQKKNDTIFDQEIVCYSGKDHIVEEMGGLKFKIGPKSFYQTNSAQAKVLYDKALEFAELSKEDLVYDLYTGTGTIANYCASQAKKVIGIEYVEDAIKDAFVNAEVNGIENTDFYAGDMKDVLNDEFVAKNGQPDVIITDPPRAGMHEDVVNMILKLSPKKVVYVSCNPATQARDIALMSEDYQVEKIQPVDMFPHTHHVENIVLLVLKQDI; encoded by the coding sequence ATGGCTAGAAAAAGAAAGCAAATCAGGTTAGAAAATCTGTCAATAGAATCGGTAGCTGCTGAAGGTAAGGCGGTTGCAAGGCATGACGGGATGGTGGTCTTTGTAAAAGGGGCCGTTCCCGGTGATGTAGTGGATGTTCAGGTGACCAAAAAGCGTAAGGCTTATATGGAGGGCAATCCAGTACATTATCACCAGTATTCTGATCTGAGGGAAGAGGCCGTTTGTGACTATTTTGGCACTTGTGGAGGCTGTAAGTGGCAGATGTTGAACTACCAGTCTCAACTGGAGTTTAAACAGCAACAAGTGGCCGATAACCTTTCGCGCATTGGTAAAGTGGATTTGCCTGAGATTGCACCGATTATTGGATCGGTAAAGACTTTGCGCTATAGAAACAAATTGGAATTTACTTTCTCTAATAAAAAATGGTTGACCAAGGACCAGATTGATACTGGTGAAGACTTGAATCGAAATGGTTTAGGGTTTCATATCCCAGGGCTTTTTGATAAAGTGGTGGATGTTGAGACTTGCCATCTGATGGAGGAACCAACCAATGCCATCAAAAATGAAGTGAGAAGTTATGCTTTTGCCAATGGACTAACCTTTTTCGATATCAGAGATCAGCATGGCTTGTTGCGTAATCTGATGATTCGTTTGACAGATATTGGAGAGTTGATGGTTTTGGTTCAGTTTTTTGAGCCTGATAGAGAGGCGATCGAAGGCCTGATGGCTCATCTGAAAGAGAAGTTTCCTGAGATCACCAGTTTGCTCTATGTGATCAATCAGAAGAAAAATGATACCATCTTTGATCAGGAAATTGTGTGCTACTCGGGAAAGGATCATATCGTCGAAGAGATGGGTGGTTTGAAGTTCAAGATCGGACCCAAATCTTTTTATCAAACCAATTCTGCACAGGCCAAGGTTCTTTACGATAAGGCTCTGGAGTTTGCTGAATTGTCTAAAGAGGATCTGGTGTACGATTTGTATACGGGGACTGGTACCATTGCGAACTATTGTGCCAGCCAGGCCAAAAAAGTGATCGGTATCGAGTATGTAGAGGATGCGATCAAAGATGCTTTCGTCAATGCGGAGGTGAATGGAATCGAAAATACAGACTTCTACGCAGGGGATATGAAGGATGTCCTCAACGATGAATTCGTGGCTAAGAATGGTCAGCCAGATGTAATCATTACCGATCCGCCGCGTGCAGGTATGCACGAAGATGTGGTCAATATGATTCTGAAACTCTCACCCAAGAAAGTCGTGTATGTGAGTTGTAATCCGGCGACACAAGCACGTGATATTGCTTTGATGAGTGAAGATTATCAAGTAGAAAAGATTCAGCCGGTGGATATGTTTCCGCATACCCATCATGTAGAGAATATTGTATTGTTGGTTTTGAAACAGGATATTTGA
- a CDS encoding SH3 domain-containing protein → MQNKLFNFITVLFFTFLSASLTAQDLSADRALLHADSLFSEGKYTESFEIYDRLLEKENEATPQMLMKMAYIKEGLGNYSEALLYLNKYYLLTSNKQARYKMEEIASEYDLEGYKVTDFDFFKGIVNRHYMMSNAIVLGIALLLMTVVVYKKFKSKENALPYAISLCVVLLVFFFISNFQLQREQVIISADHVYLMNGPSAGSDLIEVVKRGHRLTVLSEDDVWVKVDWMGSEAYIKQSKVKKVI, encoded by the coding sequence ATGCAAAACAAATTATTCAATTTTATTACAGTCTTATTTTTCACTTTTCTAAGTGCTTCATTAACAGCGCAAGACCTCTCAGCGGATCGTGCACTTTTGCACGCGGATTCGCTTTTTTCAGAAGGGAAATATACCGAATCTTTCGAGATATATGATCGTTTGCTCGAGAAGGAAAACGAAGCTACGCCACAAATGCTCATGAAAATGGCTTATATCAAAGAAGGTTTGGGCAATTACAGCGAGGCACTTTTGTATCTCAACAAGTATTATTTACTGACTTCTAACAAGCAAGCCAGATACAAGATGGAAGAAATTGCCAGCGAATATGATCTCGAAGGCTATAAGGTTACTGATTTTGACTTCTTCAAAGGAATCGTCAATAGACACTATATGATGAGCAATGCCATCGTTTTAGGAATTGCTCTTTTGCTGATGACCGTGGTGGTATACAAGAAGTTCAAAAGTAAGGAAAATGCCTTGCCCTATGCCATTAGTCTCTGCGTGGTGCTTTTGGTGTTTTTCTTTATATCCAATTTTCAGCTTCAAAGAGAACAAGTGATCATATCTGCTGATCATGTGTATTTGATGAATGGTCCATCGGCTGGTTCTGATTTGATCGAAGTGGTCAAGAGAGGGCATAGATTGACTGTTTTGAGTGAGGATGATGTTTGGGTCAAAGTAGATTGGATGGGAAGTGAAGCCTATATCAAGCAGTCTAAAGTCAAGAAGGTCATTTGA